Proteins encoded together in one Miscanthus floridulus cultivar M001 chromosome 16, ASM1932011v1, whole genome shotgun sequence window:
- the LOC136510242 gene encoding uncharacterized protein, with protein MVADALSYRDTDDDAVLAVFAPRFDYIDRLRQAQATDPALVALRDELSTGSHGAPWARTDDLVTYDGRLYVPPASPLLAELLAVVHEDGHEGVQRTLYRLRRDFHFPDMRRII; from the coding sequence ATGGTGGCGGATGCTCTCTCCTACCGTGACACAGATGACGATGCTGTTCTGGCCGTCTTTGCTCCGCGCTTCGACTACATCGACCGCCTGCGTCAGGCTCAGGCCACTGACCCTGCCTTGGTCGCCCTCCGGGACGAGCTTTCTACAGGTTCACACGGAGCGCCATGGGCTCGCACTGACGACTTGGTGACATATGATGGCCGGCTGTACGTGCCACCAGCGTCGCCTCTCCTAGCCGAGCTCCTGGCCGTGGTGCACGAGGATGGCCACGAGGGGGTGCAGCGCACCTTGTATCGCCTTCGCCGGGACTTCCACTTCCCCGACATGCGCCGCATCATCTAG
- the LOC136512721 gene encoding uncharacterized protein, which translates to MADATAALSARSKVQAFLEAARAGDLQSLKSLVAALDEDGTGAASVASAVRDANKRTALHFAAREGRTDVCEFLIGELGLPVDPKDDDGETSLIHATRQGHLDTAKYLLDHGADPWVATNLGATALHHAAGIGNMELMKLLLSKGADVESESDAGTPLVWAAGHGNPDAVKLLLQHNAKPNTENDDGVTALLSAVAAGSLPCLEVLIEAGANPNVKAGGATPLHIAADSGNIEVIKCLLKAGADPNICDDDELKPVQVAAWRNNREAVELLLPLTSTIPGVSNWSVDGIIEHMLPKEYGEKSQLKEATSLKSGRTQTVEVSPEAKKRSLEAKSRGDDAFRRKDYLVAVDAYTQATELDPNDATVLSNRSLCWLRAGQAERALEDAKACRALRPDWAKACYREGAAHRLLQRFEEAANAFYEGVQLEPENKELVSAFREAIEAGRKFHGVDTPGSTQ; encoded by the exons ATGGCCGACGCCACTGCCGCCCTCTCAG CTCGGAGCAAGGTGCAGGCTTTCCTGGAGGCTGCGCGCGCCGGCGACCTCCAGTCTCTCAAGA GCCTAGTCGCGGCGCTCGACGAGGACGGCACGGGCGCTGCCTCCGTCGCCTCTGCCGTGCGCGACGCCAACAAGCGCACCGCCCTCCACTTCGCCGCGCGCGAGGGCCGCACCGACGTCTGTGAATTCCTCATCGGCGAGCTCGGGCTCCCTGTCGACCCAAAGGACGATGATG GCGAAACTTCGCTCATCCATGCTACGCGCCAGGGCCATCTGGATACTGCCAAGTACCTCCTTGACCATGGCGCTGATCCTTGGGTGGCCACCAACCTTGGAGCCACAGCGCTACACCATGCTGCAGGCATAG GGAATATGGAGCTCATGAAGCTTCTCCTCTCCAAGGGAGCTGACGTCGAATCAGAAAGCGACGCCGGCACTCCCCTCGTGTGGGCTGCTGGTCATGGCAACCCGGATGCCGTCAAACTTCTGCTTCAACACAATGCTAAG ccAAATACTGAAAACGATGATGGTGTCACAGCATTGTTATCTGCTGTTGCTGCAGGTTCCCTCCCATGCTTGGAGGTTCTAATCGAG GCTGGTGCAAACCCAAATGTCAAGGCTGGTGGAGCAACCCCATTGCATATTGCTGCAGATAGTGGAAATATAGAAGTCATCAAATGTTTGCTTAAAGCTGGAGCTGACCCGAATATCTGCGATGAT GATGAACTGAAGCCAGTTCAGGTTGCTGCTTGGAGAAATAACCGTGAAGCTGTGGAACTTCTTTTACCATTAACATCCACAATTCCAGGTGTTTCAAACTGGAGCGTAGATGGGATTATAGAACACATGCTGCCTAAAGAGTATGGGGAAAAG TCTCAATTGAAGGAAGCAACATCTCTGAAATCAGGCCGAACACAAACTGTTGAG GTGTCACCGGAGGCAAAAAAGAGGTCCTTGGAAGCCAAATCAAGAGGTGATGATGCCTTCAGAAGAAAGGACTACCTTGTAGCAGTGGATGCTTATACGCAG GCTACAGAGTTGGACCCAAATGATGCGACAGTGCTCTCAAACAGAAGCCTCTGCTGGCTGCGAGCAGGGCAAGCTGAGCGTGCTCTGGAGGATGCGAAAGCATGCCGGGCATTGAGACCAGATTGGGCGAAAGCTTGCTACAGGGAAGGTGCGGCCCATCGTCTGTTGCAG AGGTTTGAGGAAGCAGCAAATGCCTTCTATGAGGGGGTGCAGCTTGAGCCGGAGAACAAAGAGCTCGTCAGCGCATTCAG GGAGGCCATCGAAGCCGGGAGAAAGTTCCATGGCGTGGACACGCCAGGCTCAACACAATGA
- the LOC136513910 gene encoding lysine-rich arabinogalactan protein 19-like has translation MGDYTIQISTKLIDQLARDDEKVKRKARKPKPKKKPTVQPHEEPLEFPSEPKTTSPAPAPAPGWPLQPPPMFLPVTPAPPPPPATMPEVEAIRSILKESEAVLEKLEKQEAGARQELSKRAKELHDKEFKLPYQDPMPCTQERAGCLECYKTNAKDPLKCAEAVKRFEACARMAVKAAATKAD, from the coding sequence ATGGGTGACTACACAATCCAGATCAGCACCAAGCTCATCGACCAGCTTGCTCGCGATGATGAGAAGGTGAAACGGAAAGCCAGGAAGCCTAAGCCTAAGAAGAAGCCCACCGTCCAGCCACATGAAGAGCCCCTGGAATTCCCGAGCGAACCCAAGACGACCAGCCCCGCTCCCGCTCCTGCTCCTGGGTGGCCTCTGCAGCCTCCCCCTATGTTTCTGCCCGTGACCCCTGCTCCGCCGCCACCCCCGGCCACAATGCCGGAGGTGGAAGCCATCCGCTCCATCCTGAAAGAAAGCGAGGCGGTTCTCGAGAAGCTGGAGAAGCAGGAAGCTGGGGCACGCCAAGAGCTCAGCAAGAGAGCAAAGGAGCTGCATGACAAGGAGTTCAAGCTGCCATACCAGGACCCCATGCCCTGCACCCAGGAGAGGGCAGGATGCCTCGAGTGTTACAAGACCAATGCAAAGGACCCGCTCAAGTGTGCTGAAGCAGTCAAGAGATTTGAGGCGTGCGCTCGCATGGCCGTCAAGGCTGCTGCCACAAAAGCCGATTAG